GAGGGCGACGTGGTCGCGATCCTCATGGAGAACAACGAGCACATCCACGCGGTCATGTGGGCGGCGCGGCGCAGCGGCCTGTACTACGTGCCGATCAACACGCATCTGACCGCGGCCGAGGCGGCCTACATCATCGACAACAGCGGCGCCAAGGCCATCGTCGGCTCCGCGGTGCTCAAGGACATCCTGAGCGGCCTCGACAAGGAACTGCCCAACGGCCTGCCGGACACCCTGCTGATCGCCGACGGTGAACTCGACGGCTGGCAGCGGTACCCCGAAGCCGTCGCGGACCTGCCTGCCACCCCGATCGACGACGAGATGGACGGGGACCTGCTGCAGTACTCGTCGGGCACCACGGGTCGGCCCAAGGGCATCAAGCGGGAACTGCCGCATGTGCCGCCGTCGGAGACCCCCGGCATGATGTCGGCGTTGGTGGGTTTCTGGATGCAGCCGGACTCGGTGTATCTCAGCCCCGCGCCGCTCTATCACACCGCGCCCTCGGTGTGGTCCATGCAGACCCACGCCGCAGGCATCACCACGGTGGTGCTGGAGAAGTTCGACGCCGAGGGCACCCTCGACGCGATCCAGAAGTACGGTGTCACCCAGGGACAGTTCGTCCCGGTGATGTTCACCAGGATGCTGAAACTCCCTGAAAACGTGCGGAATTCGTACGACCTGTCCAGCCTGCGACGCGTCATGCACGCCGCCGCCCCGTGTCCCGTCGAGATCAAGAAGCAGATGATCGACTGGTGGGGGCCCATCGTCGACGAGTACTACGCCTCTTCGGAGGCCATCGGTGCGACGGTGATCTTCGCCGAGGACTGGCTGACGCACCCGGGTTCGGTCGGCAAGCCGATGAACGGTCTCGTGCACATCCTCGACGAGGACGGCAAGGAACTGCCGCCCGGCCAGGCCGGTGAGATCTTCTTCGAGGGCGGCGCCGATTTCGAATACCTCAACGACGCGGAGAAGACCGCGTCCTCGCGTGAGTCGCACGGTTGGAAGACGGTGGGGGACATCGGGTATGTCGATGAGGACGGCTACCTGTACCTGACTGACCGGCGCCACCACATGATCATCTCGGGCGGGGTGAACATTTACCCGCAGGAAGCCGAGAACATGCTCGTCGTGCACCCGAAGGTGATGGACGCCGCGGTGTTCGGCATCCCGGACGACGAGATGGGCCAGAGCGTCAAGGGCGTGGTGCAGACCGTGGACCCGGCCGATGCCACCCCGGAATTCGCCGAGGAGCTGCTGGGCTGGCTGCGGGAGCGCCTGACGCACTACAAGTGCCCGCGGACCATCTCGTTCGAGGCCGAGCTGCCCCGCACCGATACCGGCAAGCTCTACAAGCAGGGGCTGATAAACAAGTACTCGTGACCGTCCTGGAACTGCCTGCGGGGATCCGCGTCGGGGTCGACACCCCGACCGACGACGCGACGTTCACGCTGACCGAACGTCCCGCGGAGGACCGGCGAATGGTCACGGTGGACTCGGTCGAGCAGGCGCTGGGCGAACTCACCGAGCGGTGTCAGACGTGGCCGCAGGCCGCGGCGGTCTGTGACGACGTGTTGCGTGCCCTCGACCCGGCCGGGCCGACCCGGGCCGGGCTCATCACCGAATCGCTGGCGTATTCGACGCTGCAGTCAGGATCGGAGTTCCGGCGATGGCTGGCCGAACGGGGGCCGGCGACCGTGCCGCAGCTGCCCGAACCGGTGCAGGCGCACCGTGAGGGAAACACGCTGCACGTCCGGTTCAACCGGCCGCAGCGGCACAACGCGTTCTCCACCGATGCCAGGGGCGCCCTGCTCGAGGCCCTCGAGGTGGCCCGGTTGGATCCATCGGTCGACGAGGTGGTCCTGGGCGGTAACGGCCGATCATTCTGCAGCGGCGGAGATCTGGCCGAGTTCGGCTCGTTCGCCGACCCGGCGAGCGCTCATCTGGCGCGTACCAGACACAGCCCGGCCCTGGTCCTCGATGAACTCGCCGAGAAGCTGGGACGACGCTGCCGCGCCGAGGTACACGGTCAAGTGCTGGGCAGTGGCCTGGAGATGGCCTGCTATTGCGGGTGGGTCAGTTGCCATCCGGATGCCACGATCGGCCTGCCCGAACTGGCCCTGGGGTTGATTCCAGGGGCGGGCGGCACGGTGAGCATCACGCGGCGCATCGGCCGGTGGCGCACCGCGTATCTCGTGCTCTCCGGGCACACCATCGACGCCGCGACGGCGCTCGCGTGGGGGTTGGTCGATGAGGTCCGGTCCGTAACGGTGACTCTGCGGTGAGGGCGGTCCCTTCTCGCACTTCCGCGCCCTAGCCGCAGGATCACCGTCGGTGAATGGCATAGTGCGAGATGTGAACCATGGTGGTCCGTTCTTCGACGATCTGCAGGTCGGCCAGGTTTTCGACACTGCGCCGTCGATGACCTTGACCTCAGGCGCGGCTGCGGCGCACCAGGCCATCCTCGGTGACCGGCTGCGGTTGGCGCTCGATGCCGACCTGGCCACCGCGGTGACCGGGGAGCCGGGTCCACTCGCGCACCCCGCGCTGGTCTGCGATGTGGCGATCGGCCAGAGCACGTTGGTGACGCAACGGGTGAAGGCCAACCTGTTCTACCGTGGGCTGGCATTCCACCGCTGCCCGGTGATCGGTGACACTCTCTATACCCGCACCGAAGTGGTTGGTCTCAAACAGAACTCGATCAAGCCCGGAAGGCAGGCCACCGGCCTGGCGGCCCTGCGGATGACCACCGTCGACCAGTTGGACCGCAAGGTGCTCGACTTCTACCGCTGCGCGATGTTGCCGCTGTCCGGAAACGAAGTCGACACCGGGCACGCCGATGACCTGTCGGCGATCGGGGCCGACGCCACCGCGCCGAACCCCACCGCCGGCTGGGATGCGGACGCGTTCCGGACCCGGATCCCCGGCCCGCACTTCGACCCCGGCCTGGCCGGGGCGGTTCTGCACAGCACCGCCGACGTGGTGAGCAGCGCCCCTGAACTGGCCCGGCTGACGCTGAACATCGCTGCCACCCATCATGATCGGCGCGTAGGCGGCGAGCGTCTGGTGTATGGCGGACACACCATCGGACTGGCCCTGGCTCAGGCCAGTCGGTTGTTGCCGAACCTGGCCACCGTGCTGGGCTGGGAGTCCTGTGACCACACTGGCCCGGTGCACGAGGGCGACACCCTGTTCAGCGAGCTGCACGTGGAGTCGGCCGAAGCCGGCGTGCTCAAACTGCGCTCACTGGTCTACGCGGCCGCTGAGCCCGACGGTGGTGACGATCGTCAGGTACTGGACTGGCGGTTCAGCGCGCTGCAGTTCTGATGGCATCGTTGGCGATTCCGCGGGACCTGCTGAGGCGGGCCCAGGTGGTCGCCGACGACTTCACGGCGCACACCGGTGTGACCGTCGACGCCACCGAACTGCTCACCGGTCGCGCCGCCTTGTTGAACATCGCACCCCACGGGCAGGTGTCGGCGGGCGGGGCGACGCGACTGCTGGCCCCCCGCGACGGGTGGTGTGCTCTGACCTTGTCACGTCCTGACGACACTGAAGCGATTCCGGCACTGCTGCAGGTGGATTCGGTCGACGCTGATCCGTGGCCGGCGGTCCGGGAGTGGGCCGCGGTGAACTCCGCTGCGGAACTGGCCGCACGGGCCCGTCTGCTCGGGCTACCGGTCGCGGTGCTCGGGGAAACCGCGCCCGCGCCTCCGGCGGTGAGTCCACTGTGGCCTGCCCAGACCGGGTCGTTGGCCGGAACACTGGTGGCCGACCTGTCGTCGATGTGGGCCGGGCCCCTGTGCGGACAGCTGCTGGCCCGGGCCGGGGCCACGGTGGTCAAGGTGGAGAGCTCGAGCCGGCCGGACGGCACCCGGGCCGGGGCGCCGGAGTTCTTCGACTGGATGAACGGCGGGAAACTCTCGTACGCGGTCGATTTCGAGGATCCCCGGGACCTGGCCGCGCTGATTCAGGTGGCCGATGTGGTGGTCGAGGCCTCACGGCCGGCTGCCCTCGCCCGTCGTGGCCTCGGACCCGACGTCGTCGCAGCCCGGCCGGGACGGATCTGGCTGCGTATCACCGGGCACGGCTCCGAGGGGGAAAAGGCCGACTGGGTGGCGTTCGGTGACGATGCCGCGGTCTCGGGCGGCCTGGTCGGATACCGCGAGGGCGCACCGGTATTCAGCGGCGACGCCATCGCGGACCCGCTCACGGGGTTGCACGCCGCGGCCGCTGTGGCGGACTCGCGACACCGCGGCGGCGGTGAGCTGATCGAGTTCTCGATGGCGGCGGTGGCCGCCGGTTACCGCTCCTGCGGCGACGACGGTATGGACGTCGTCCCCGTGCGACCACCCGCGGGACTGCACGGCCGCGAGCTCGGGGCCGACAACGACGCGGTCCGCCGGTTGGTCGCGGAACGGATCGATGCGCCATGCTGATTCGTCGCGCGACCCTGCTGGACGGGACGGTGGCCGACATCCGCGTCGGCGACATCATCGACGAAGTCGCGGAAGCGCTGTCGCCGAAGCCGGGCGAACAGGTGCTCGACGCCGCGTTCGGCACCGTGATTCCGGGATTGCACGATCACCATCTGCACGTGTACTCAGCGGCGGCCGAGGGGGATTCGGTCCGGGTCGGCCCCGCCGAGGTGACCGATGAGGCCGCGCTGTCCAGCGTGTTGAGGGCCGCGGTGGTCGGTGCCGACGGCTGGATTCGGGCTGTGGGTTATCACGAGGCGGTGGCAGGCCCGCTGGACCGGCATGCGCTGGATCGGTTGGCCCCCGCTGTGCCGGTGCGGGTGCAGCACCGCAGTGGCGTGTTGTGGACGGTGAACTCGCCGGGCCTCGCGGCACTGGGTCTGGGCGATCACCCCGACGGTCGGCTCCGCAGCGCGGATCGAACCTGGTCGGAGGGCCTTGAGCGCAGACCGACGGTGGTCGCGGAGTTCAGCGCCCGCCTGGCCGGTTACGGCGTCACCGGTGTCACCGATGCCACGCCCGACCTGCGTCCGGATGATCGACCCACGGGCCTGCGGCAACGCGTGCACTACCTTGCACCGGGCAAGCGCATCCTGCACGACGACGGTCTGGACCTGGACGAATTGACGGTCTGGATCACCGAACGGCACCGGGCCGGTGCCCCGGTGGCCGTGCATTGCGTGACCTCGGCCCAGCTGATCGTCACGATCGCCGCGCTGCACGCCGCGGGCAGCCATCCCGCCGACCGCATCGAACACGCCGCGATGGTGCCGCAGGACTGCATCGCCGACCTCGTCGCACTCGGGATCACGGTGGTGACCCAGCCCAACTTCGTGGCCGAGCGGGGAGACCAGTACCGCACGGATGTGCCTGCCGCCGAACAGGATCAGCTCTGGCGCCTGGCCACTCTGCTCGCCGCAGGCGTGCCGGTGGCACTGTCCACCGATGCCCCGTTCGGCGCACCGGACCCGTGGGCCGCGATGCGCGCGGCCGTGCACCGCCGGACCCCACGCGGCGTGGTGCTCAACCCGGTCGAACGGATATCCGGTCGGCGGGCGCTGGCCCTGTTCCTGGGCAGCGCCGACGGTCCGGCCCGGCCGCGGCGCATCGCTCCAGGGGAGCCCGGTGACCTGTGCCTGCTGACGGCGTCCCCGCAACGGGTGGTAGACGCACTGGAAGCCGATCTGGTGGCCGCTACCGTCGTGGGCGGTGTGGTGGTGTTCGAGCGGTGAATGTGTGGCGGGTGCCGGGCATGCCGGCGTTGTTGGCGTGCGCGGCCATGGGATTCGCTGGGTTCTCCCTGCTGCTGCCGGCCGCCCCGATGTGGGCGGTGCGGATCGGTGCCGACAGTCTCGGCGCGGGTGCGGTCAACAGCGTGCTCATGTTGTTCACCGTCATCGCGCAGCTGTTGGTCGGATGGCTGTTGCGGCGGGTGGGCTGGGCCGTCACGCAGGCGCTCGGGCTCGTGCTGCTGGGAATACCGGCAGTTGCGCATCTGCTGACCGGATCTCTTTGGCAGGTGCTGCTTCTGGCGGCGTTGCGCGGGCTGGGTTTCGGCATTCTGACGGTGTGCAGTGTCCGGGGTATCGCGGCGTTGATCCCGCAGGAGCGTCGCGGTCGTGCCATCGGCGCGTACGGATTGTCGATCGCGGCACCGCAGTTCGTATTGACCCCGCTGGCACCGTGGCTGGCCGAAAATGTCGGCTATCAGCTGGTATTCGGGTTGGCCGCCGCACCGCTGCTCGCGGTACCGCTGGCATTCGCCCGCCCGGCACCCACGTTGGTGCATCAGCCCCATCCGGACCGGCTCGACGGAGTGGGCGCCGGGCTGGTCGGCCCGATCGCCGCGCTCGTGGTGATCACCGCGGCAGGCGGTGGCATCCTCACGTTCGCTCCTCAACTGAGCGGCGCGACAACCGCGCTCGGAGCGTTGTTGGCCATGACCGGGACCGCGGCGCTGGCCCGATGGCTGATCGGAGGGCCGGCCGACCATCACGGCGCCGCGCGGTTCATCGCCCCCATGCTGGGAGTCGGCGCGACCGGGCTGGCGGTGATCGCCGTGGGTATCGCCGCCGGCGGTTGGTTGGTGATCTTCGGCTGTGCTCTGTTGGGTACTGCCTATGGTGCGCTGCAGAATCTCACCCTGGTGCAGGCCTTCGCCGCCACCGGGGAGCATGCCCGCGGTGCGGTCAGCGTGGCGTGGAACGTCGGTTTCGATGCGGGCACCGGGCTGGGGTCGCTGGCTGTCGGGGCGCTGGCCACCTCGTTCTCGTTCCCGACGGCGTTCGCCGTGATGACGGCTGCGTGTGTGGGGGTCGGGTTGATGTGGGTACTCATGCGCCATGACGGGCAATCAGGGCGCGGCACCGCTGCTTGACGCGCTGCACGACTACCACAACTCCAACCGGTACGGGTTCTCGCCGCCCGGGCATCGGCAGGGTCGCGGTGCTGATGAGCGCGTTCTGCAGGTGCTGGGGCGGGAGCCCTTCTTGAGCGATGTTCTGGCCAGCGGCGGTCTCGACGACCGGCGCATGAGCAACGGTTATCTCAAGCGGGCCGAGGAATTGATGGCCGAGGCGGTGGGGGCGCGCGCGGCATGGTTCTCCACCTGCGGTAGTTCGTTGTCGGTGAAGGCCGCGATGATGGCCGTCGCCGGCTGCGACGGCAGCCTGCTGCTCAGCCGGGACAGCCACAAATCGGTGGTTGCCGGGCTGATCTTCTCGGGTCTGACACCGCGCTGGATCACGCCGCAATGGGACGCCGAACGTCATCTGTCGCACCCGCCGTCGCCGCAGCAGGTCGAGCAGGCCTGGCAGCGGCACCCGGACGCCGCCGCGGCGTTGATCGTCAGCCCCAGCCCGTACGGCACCTGTGCCGACATCAAGGGCATCGCCGAGATCTGCCACAGTCGGGGCAAGCCCCTGATCGTCGACGAGGCGTGGGGTGCCCACTTGCCCTTCCATGAAGACCTGCCGACCTGGGCGATGAACGCCGGCGCGGATGTGTGCGTGGTCAGCGTGCACAAGATGGGGGCCGGCTTCGAGCAGTTATCTGGGGTCAGATTCTGATGTTTACTGTTGTTCCCGCTGAGGCGATCTGATCTAGTCGGGCCTGATCGGAAACAGGTTAGGCTGTTGGTGTTTCCGGTTAGGGGTTGGTTGGTGCGTTCTGGTTGACGCGACGATTCAGGAGCCCATCATTCCGCGGCCGCCCATCATCGGGCCCATCATGGCGGGCATGCCGTCGGTGACGAAGCCGGTGACTTCGTGTGCGTGGGCGCGGATGGTGTTGGTGAGCTCGGGGTCGGAGGAGGTCTCGGTGGCGATAACTCCGTTAGGTGTCAGTGTGATTCGCCGCTGGTAGTCGGTTGCATGGCGGAACAGGGTGGGCAGGCTTTGACTCATGCAGCTCACTTCGGCGCCTTGGTCGAGATGCTGATACATCGAGGAGACGTGGGCGTGCAGTTGCGCGACGAGATCGGGGGCGTCGGATTCGGTGGTGGTACGGATGCCTCCGGGGATGTTTTCCACGGTGCGGCGCAGTTCGGTGTGGCGGGCGAACATGGTCATGTAGCGATCCATGTCGGTGCCGGAGACTCCGCCCATCATGCCGGGACCGTTGGCGTTCCCGGTGGGCATGCGAATACTGTTGGTGCGCAACAGGTATCCCAGTGCGGCGATCGCCCCTGCCCCACTGAGTAGGGCAAGTGCGGCGCGTCTGGTGAATTCGGTCATGTGCGGCTGCTTTCGTGATGGTGTCCCGCTCGGACCCCTTGGCTGCAGGGCAGGTCAGGTGGCAGGGGTTTTGTGGGCGACGACGCGTTCGACGAGGCCGAGTGTGAACCGCTCACGATGGTCGATCGCGAGGTCGGTCGCGGCCCGCAGGTGCTCTAGGGGGCGACGTAGGAAGTGTTCGCCGCCGAGGGGAATGGTGAATAGTTCGAGGCCCCGCTGCACGGCTCGGACTGGGGCGGTGCTGCTGCGGATGTGGTCGACGAGGATGAGTTTTCCGCCGGGGCGCAGGACTCGGGTCATTTCGGTGAGGGCTTGGGTGTGGTCGGGGATGGCGCAGAGCCCGAAGGTGCAGACGACGGTGTCGAAGCTGGCATCGTCGAACGGCAGGTGATGCGCGTCGGCTTGTTGCAGGGTGGCGGGGTGACCGAGGTCGGCGGCGCGTTGGCGGGCGATGTCGAGCATCTGCTGGCTCCAGTCGATCCCGGTCAGGGTGACGTTCTCGGGGTAGAAGGCAAGGTTGAGTCCGGTGCCGATCGCGACCTCCAGGACGTCGCCGGTGGCTTGGCTGCAGACCCATTGGCGGGAGTCGCCGAACAGGTGGCGGTCGAAGAACCCGATCTCACGGTCATAGGTGCGAGATTTCTTGTCCCAGTACCGGTTCCAGCGGGCGGTGCGATCATCGGTGGGCATGGTTCACCTCGCGTCGGCGGTCAGACGGTCAGGCGGCGTCCGATGTAGGGAACGAACCGGCCGACAGCCCCACAGTAGTCCCGGTAGGCCTGGCCGTGGATGGTGTTGAGGTAGGGCTCTTCGACCACTCGTACCTGCAGTTCGATCGTGGCCCACAAGACGGCGAAGGCGGCCAGGGCAAGCGGGTTTGGGGTGATCAGGGTGATGCCGGCGGCGAAGATCAGCATGGCGGTGAAGATGGGGTTGCGTACCAGCGCGAACACGCCGTGGCGCACCAATGTGGTTGTTTCGCTGGGGTCCACTCCGATGCGCCACGATGGGCCCATGTCGCGTTGGGCGTGGACGGTGGCGGCGATCCCGGCGACGGCCAGCACTATGCCGGTGGTCTGGATCCACGGCGCATCAAGCACGGCCATCGGGGTGAGGATGTCGAGCAGTTGCAGCAGGGGCGCGGCCGCCCCGGCGAGGATGGCGGCGATGAATCCGACACCGGCCAACCATTGCAGCGACCCGGGCCGACCGTGGATGCCGCGGAATCCGGTGGATCCGGTGTGGCGGTATTGGGTCCAACTGCGCCAGCCGAACCCTAAGACGGCAAAGATCACGTAGAAGATGAGCGCGGTGGCGGGCATGGGTGAAACCTCCTGGCCGGGACTGGGATAGGTGCCGATGTGGAGATGGGCGTTAAAGCCGATGGACGTGGGACGGCGCGGTTAGTTCTCGGCGAGCGCTTGATCAAGGGCCTTGGCGAGGTCTTCATAGCTGTGCGGTTGGATGCGGGTGCCGTTGAGGAAAAACGTCGGCGTGCCCTGCACCCCCAAGGCCCGGCCGTCGGCCATGTCGAGCCGGATGCGCTCCAGCGTGGCGGGATCGGCGTAGGCCGCGTCGAAAGCGGCCATATCCAGGCCGAGTTCTGCTGCGAATCCACGGAATACGTCATCGGCCGGGGTTTGCTTTTCACCCCACTGAGCCTGGGTGTCATACATTTTGCGATACACCGCCTCCAGCTGGCCCTGCTGGGCGGCGGCTTCCACGGCCCGGGCGGCCCGCTCGGCGTTGACGTGCGCTGGCAGCGGGAAGTGGCGGATCACGAAATTCACCCGGTCCCCGTATTCAGCCCGCAACTTTTCGATCTCCGGGTAAACCGCGCGGCAACCCTCACATTCGAAGTCGAGAAACTCCACGAACGTCACCTTGCTCTCAGGCACCGAGTTGAGCCGGTGACTGTTCTCCCGCACCACCTGCCCGATCTCGCTGGTATCGGACTGCGCTGGGGCGGTCGAGTCACGGTCGCGCACCGACAGGTAGACCAGCGCACCGATCGCCATCGCGGCGATGACGAACGCGGTGAGCAACATGCGGCTGGCGCGCGCCATTCAGATACCTCTTTCGTGGGATCGGCGGCTATATCGCATGGCATCGATGTTGGCGAGGTTGACCGATCAATAGCATTGGACGCTATCATCGTTATGTGGCGATGAAAAGTGGTTCGGTCGATCCCGCGGTGTGCGGGAATGTGGATGCGGCGACGGCGTTGTTTCACAGCCTCTCGGATGCGACCCGGTTGGCGATCCTGCGCCGCCTGGCGGGTGGTGAGGCCCGGGTGGTGGATCTGACGGGCGAGTTGGGGTTGGCGCAGTCGACGGTGTCGGCGCATCTGGCCTGCCTGCGTGACTGCGGGTTGGTGGATTTCCGGCCGCAGGGCCGCGCCTCGGTGTATCGGCTGGCCCGCCCGGAGCTGCTGGAGATGTTGCGCGCGGCCGAGGCGGTGCTGGAGGCCACCGGCAACGCGGTGGCGTTGTGCCCCAACTACGGCCTCCCCGATCAGCGGAAGAAGGTTGCTCGATGAGTGAGGCGTGTGGCTGCGGCAGCGACGAACGTAGCGACGACGAGCACGAACCCGAACGGCTCTGGGAGATCACCGAACTGCGCGCCGCCGCGGTGGCGGGTGTGGTGCTGCTGGCCGGGTATGTGGTCGGCGGGGCCGGCGGGCCCCGCCCGGTCGAAATCGGGTTGTATGCGCTGGCGTTGGCGATCGGGGCCTACACGTTCGTGCCCTCGACGCTGCGCCGGCTGACCCAAGGCAAGATCGGGGTCGGCACGCTGATGACGATCGCCGCGGTCGGCGCAGTGATCCTCGGCGAGGTCGGCGAGGCCGCCATGCTGGCGTTCCTGTTCTCCATCAGCGAAGGTCTCGAAGAATACTCGCTGGCCCGCACCCGCCGCGGCCTGCGCGCCCTGTTGTCGCTGGTGCCCGATGAGGCCACCGTCCTGCGCGACGGCGCCGAAACCATCATCCCGCCAAGCGAATTGCGGGTGGGTGACCGGATGCTGGTCAAACCCGGTGAACGCGTCGCCACCGACGGGGTCATCGTCTCAGGCCGTACCGCGCTGGATGTTTCGGCGATCACCGGCGAATCCGTGCCGGTGGAGGCCGGGCCCGGTGATGAGGTGTTCGCCGGGTCGATCAACGGCACCGGGGTGCTCGAGGTCGAGGTCACCAGCAGCGCCGCCGACAACTCGCTGGCCCGCATTGTGGCCATCGTGGAGGCCGAGCAGTCCCGCAAGGGCGAAGCCCAGCGCCTGGCCGACCGCATCGCCAAACCCCTGGTCCCGACGATCATGATCGCCGGCGTCCTCATCGCGGCCATCGGCAGCGTGTTGGGTGATCCGCTGGTGTGGATCGAACGCGCCCTGGTGGTGCTGGTGGCGGCCTCCCCATGCGCGCTGGCGATCTCGGTGCCGGTCACCGTGGTCGCCGCGATCGGCGCGGCCAGCAAGCTCGGCGTCCTGGTCAAGGGCGGCGCGGCGCTGGAAGCCCTGGGCGCGGTCCGCACCGTGGCGCTGGATAAGACCGGCACATTGACTGCCAACAAGCCCACCGTCATCGACGTCGCCACCACCAACGGCGCCACCCGCGAGCATGTGCTGGAGGTCGCGGCGGCGTTGGAGGCCCGCAGCGAACACCCCCTGGCTGCAGCGATCCTCGCCGCCGCCGAGGGCCCGGTCCGACCCGCCGAGGAGGTGGAGGCGGTCACCGGCGCCGGCCTCACCGGGTATCGCGACGGCCGCCGGTTGCGGCTCGGTCGGCCCGGCTGGCTCGATCCCGGCCCGCTGGCCGAACAGGTCGCCAAGATGCAGGCCGCCGGGGCGACCGCGGTGCTGGTCGAAGACAACGGTCAGGTCATTGGGGCGGTCGCGGTGCGTGACGAACTACGGCCCGAAGCCGCCCGGGTCGTCGAGGCGTTACGCCGTGGGGGTTATCAGGTGGCGATGCTGACCGGTGACAACCAAGCGACCGCGACCGCCCTGGCCAAGCAGGTGGGGATCGATACGGTGCATGCTGATCTGCGGCCCGAAGACAAGGCCGCGCTGATTAGTCAACTGCGCCAACATTCCTCGACGGCCATGGTCGGTGACGGCGTCAACGACGCCCCCGCCCTGGCCACCGCAGACCTCGGCATCGCCATGGGCGCAATGGGCACCGACGTGGCGATCGAAACCGCCGACGTCGCCCTCATGGGTGAAGACCTGCGCCACCTCACCCAAGCCTTCGCCCACGCCCGCCGTGCCCGGCGCATCATGCTGCAAAACGTCGGCCTCTCACTGGGCCTGATCACGGTACTCATTCCGCTCGCCCTCACCGGGATGCTGGGGTTGGCCGCGGTCGTCGCCGTGCACGAACTCGCCGAAATCGTCGTCATCGCCAACGGGGTCCGCGCCGGACGCACCAAACCCCTCCGGGGCGCCATCATCGAAACCGGAACCGACTCCCACCGGCTGGCACACACCCGCACCCAGGAAACCACGACAGCCAGTTGAACTCGGGGCGCAACAGGATCACGTCACAGCCAAGAGGGGTCGGCCGAGCAACGGGGTGAAACCCCGGATCGATCAGGTCAACGGTGTCGCACTCCGCAGCGCCGCCAGCACGCGATCCCTGGTCGGAAGGTCCAATCGGCATGCATCAGCTGCCAACTCAGTGCCCGGCTTCATGATATCCACACCATCAACGAGCACCGTCGGCGATGGATATGCACCGACCCTTTCCACCACCACATCGTCAGCGATACCCACCTCAGACAGACACTCGGCGAGCAAGCGCCGAGCCGCCGCCGCATTCGGACACCCCGGGCTCGTGAGAAGCTCCACACGCATACATCCAGCTTCGCTCAACCCGCGCGAGTTCTGCACGCCTCCAGGCGGGGCCAACTGACACCGCCCAGGCGGAGCCAATTTAGGTTGACATAGGCACGGTGCACGAAATCGTCGTCATCGCCAACGGTGTGCGCGCCGGACGCACCACACCACTGGCCGCTGGTGCCACGACCGAAGCGCCGACGGCGGCTGCAACGCACACATAGGCCCACCACCAGTGGTGGCGCTGCTGGCTGACGCTGGCCTGACCGCTCAGCGGGCGCTATGCGCGAAGCCAGTCCCATGCGGGTTCGAGTTGATCGCGTGGAAACGTCTTCAGTTGACCGCGGATGAGCAGTGCCGCGGGTATTTTGACGCACCATTCTTCCCATTTCGGGGCGCCCAGCATGGCGATCTTGTCGAAGTGACGTCGATGTTTGAGGTCGAAGATCGTGTTGGCCCAGGCCGCGGGAAGGGTCCAGCCTTCAAAGGATTCGTCGATCAGGATCAGCACCCGCAACGTGGTGTACTGCTCCAGAAGGGAGTCGATTCGTGGGCCGAGCACGTCGCGGTAGGTTTGCCGGTTCAGCTTGCCGCTGAACCGGATTCCGACGACATTGCCGGTGCTGCAGGACAGGAACTCGATCACAGCATGCCCCTCCTGGGGAAGTGTCAGTG
Above is a window of Mycolicibacterium boenickei DNA encoding:
- the fadD4 gene encoding fatty-acid--CoA ligase FadD4; translated protein: MQIREHAEANPEKPAIILHPSGTVVTFGELEARANRLAHYFRGQGLQEGDVVAILMENNEHIHAVMWAARRSGLYYVPINTHLTAAEAAYIIDNSGAKAIVGSAVLKDILSGLDKELPNGLPDTLLIADGELDGWQRYPEAVADLPATPIDDEMDGDLLQYSSGTTGRPKGIKRELPHVPPSETPGMMSALVGFWMQPDSVYLSPAPLYHTAPSVWSMQTHAAGITTVVLEKFDAEGTLDAIQKYGVTQGQFVPVMFTRMLKLPENVRNSYDLSSLRRVMHAAAPCPVEIKKQMIDWWGPIVDEYYASSEAIGATVIFAEDWLTHPGSVGKPMNGLVHILDEDGKELPPGQAGEIFFEGGADFEYLNDAEKTASSRESHGWKTVGDIGYVDEDGYLYLTDRRHHMIISGGVNIYPQEAENMLVVHPKVMDAAVFGIPDDEMGQSVKGVVQTVDPADATPEFAEELLGWLRERLTHYKCPRTISFEAELPRTDTGKLYKQGLINKYS
- a CDS encoding enoyl-CoA hydratase/isomerase family protein, with the protein product MELPAGIRVGVDTPTDDATFTLTERPAEDRRMVTVDSVEQALGELTERCQTWPQAAAVCDDVLRALDPAGPTRAGLITESLAYSTLQSGSEFRRWLAERGPATVPQLPEPVQAHREGNTLHVRFNRPQRHNAFSTDARGALLEALEVARLDPSVDEVVLGGNGRSFCSGGDLAEFGSFADPASAHLARTRHSPALVLDELAEKLGRRCRAEVHGQVLGSGLEMACYCGWVSCHPDATIGLPELALGLIPGAGGTVSITRRIGRWRTAYLVLSGHTIDAATALAWGLVDEVRSVTVTLR
- a CDS encoding hotdog family protein, with amino-acid sequence MTLTSGAAAAHQAILGDRLRLALDADLATAVTGEPGPLAHPALVCDVAIGQSTLVTQRVKANLFYRGLAFHRCPVIGDTLYTRTEVVGLKQNSIKPGRQATGLAALRMTTVDQLDRKVLDFYRCAMLPLSGNEVDTGHADDLSAIGADATAPNPTAGWDADAFRTRIPGPHFDPGLAGAVLHSTADVVSSAPELARLTLNIAATHHDRRVGGERLVYGGHTIGLALAQASRLLPNLATVLGWESCDHTGPVHEGDTLFSELHVESAEAGVLKLRSLVYAAAEPDGGDDRQVLDWRFSALQF
- a CDS encoding CoA transferase, with the translated sequence MASLAIPRDLLRRAQVVADDFTAHTGVTVDATELLTGRAALLNIAPHGQVSAGGATRLLAPRDGWCALTLSRPDDTEAIPALLQVDSVDADPWPAVREWAAVNSAAELAARARLLGLPVAVLGETAPAPPAVSPLWPAQTGSLAGTLVADLSSMWAGPLCGQLLARAGATVVKVESSSRPDGTRAGAPEFFDWMNGGKLSYAVDFEDPRDLAALIQVADVVVEASRPAALARRGLGPDVVAARPGRIWLRITGHGSEGEKADWVAFGDDAAVSGGLVGYREGAPVFSGDAIADPLTGLHAAAAVADSRHRGGGELIEFSMAAVAAGYRSCGDDGMDVVPVRPPAGLHGRELGADNDAVRRLVAERIDAPC
- a CDS encoding amidohydrolase family protein — translated: MLIRRATLLDGTVADIRVGDIIDEVAEALSPKPGEQVLDAAFGTVIPGLHDHHLHVYSAAAEGDSVRVGPAEVTDEAALSSVLRAAVVGADGWIRAVGYHEAVAGPLDRHALDRLAPAVPVRVQHRSGVLWTVNSPGLAALGLGDHPDGRLRSADRTWSEGLERRPTVVAEFSARLAGYGVTGVTDATPDLRPDDRPTGLRQRVHYLAPGKRILHDDGLDLDELTVWITERHRAGAPVAVHCVTSAQLIVTIAALHAAGSHPADRIEHAAMVPQDCIADLVALGITVVTQPNFVAERGDQYRTDVPAAEQDQLWRLATLLAAGVPVALSTDAPFGAPDPWAAMRAAVHRRTPRGVVLNPVERISGRRALALFLGSADGPARPRRIAPGEPGDLCLLTASPQRVVDALEADLVAATVVGGVVVFER